Within Gammaproteobacteria bacterium, the genomic segment CTGATAATCGTTAATATAGAGTGAGCCTCATCGCGGTTTTGAGTCAGTTCAAGATAATCACTCAGAGACCCCACCAACTCACTCTGTGATCTATTCGTCTGAATATAGACCACTTGATCTATTTTAACCACATCGCTGCCACGTAGACGAAAGCCACAACCTGAAAGCAGCAGCACACATTGGCAAATAATCAATAACAGAACAATTGCCTGCCAACGGAATGCTCGGTTAACTAATAAGAGCTGTGGTTTCAATTTCATCAGGACTTCTCGAGTTATGCATCACTCACAACAATATTAACCAAACGTTTGGGTACTACAATCACTTTCCTGACCACTTTGCCTTCTAAAAAACGTTGCACATTTTCATCATTCAAAGCCGCTGTTTCAATTACATCTTTTGCCGCATCCGTTGCAACATTAATGCGACCACGCAATTTACCATTCACTTGAACAACAAGTTCAATGCTATCTTTGACTAATGCATCTTCATCAACAATAGGCCACACTGCTGTAATCACGGCTCCTTCGCCGCCCAGCGTTTGCCATAAACTATGGCTCACATGCGGGGTAATCGGTGACAATAGCAGTGCCGCTGCTTCCAACGCTTCCTGCATCACCGCCCGACCTTGCTCAGATTCATCATCAAAACGATACAGTGCATTCAGCAGCTCCATCACTGAAGCAATCGCTGTATTAAAAGTGAAACGCTTGCCCATATCATTGCTGACTTTGGCGATGGTTTTATGGGTTTGGCAACGTAATGCTTTTTGTGCAGCATTCAGACTCGCCACATCCAGCACAGAAACAGCGCCATTCCCGACATGTTCATACACTCGTTTCCATAAACGTTTCAGAAAACGTGATGCACCGTCCACGCCACTATCCGCCCATTCCAGCGATTGCTCCGGGGGCGCGGCAAACATCGTAAACAGACGCACGGTATCAGCACCATATTTTGCAATTAACCCTTGTGGGTCGACCGTATTGCCTTTTGATTTAGACATCTTAACGCCATCTTTCAGCACCATGCCTTGCGTGAGTAAATTAGCAAAAGGTTCGCCCTCTTTAACTAACCCCACATCTCGCATTAATTTCTGGAAAAACCGTGCATAGAGCAGATGTAAGATCGCATGCTCGATACCACCGACATACTGATCGACCGGCAACCAGTAATCTGCACGTTCATCCAGCATGGCTTGATCATTATCGGCACAGGTATAACGTGCGTAATACCAGGAGGATTCCATAAAGGTATCAAACGTATCTGTTTCACGCTCCGCTTTACCGCCGCACTTGGGGCAAGTCGTTTCATAAAACTCAGGCATTTTTTTGATCGGTGAGCCGACACCTTCAAACTCAACCTCTTCAGGCAGTTTCACGGGCAAATCTTTATCCGGCACCGCCACCGCGCCACACTCTTTACAATTAATAATTGGGATCGGTGTGCCCCAGTAACGCTGACGGGAAACCCCCCAGTCACGCAGACGATAATTGATCTGTCGCTGACCTTTATTCTCTTTTTCCAGCATGAGCGCGATGGCATCAAAGGCCGCTTCTGAGCTCAAACCATCAAACTGGCCTGAATTAATCAAAACACCTTTTTCTGTGAACGCCGACTCATCAATGCTACTTTCACTGCCATCCGCAGGTGCAATCACCTGGCAAATCGGCAAGCCATATTTTTTGGCAAATTCATAATCACGCTGATCATGCCCTGGAACCGACATCACCGCGCCCGTGCCGTAACCCATCAAGACGAAATTGGCGACCCAAACAGGTACTTCATCACCCGTCACTGGATGAATCACTTTAATGCCTGAATCCATTCCACGTTTTTCCATGGTTTCAAGCGTCGCTTCCGCAACATCCATATTGGAGCACTCTTCGATGAACGCTTTAAGTTCTGGATTGTTTTCTGCTGCTTTTAATGCCAGAGGGTGGCCCGCTGCCACCGCGACATAAGTCACCCCCATCAAAGTATCTGGGCGCGTTGTGAAAACAGTTAATGGCTCAGTGAACTCTGTATCACTGGCGGCAAACTCCAGCTCCAACCCAACCGAGCGACCAATCCAGTTACGCTGCATGGTGCGCACCTGTTCTGGCCAGCCGTCCAATTTATCAAGATCTTCGAGCAATTCATCCGCATAATCAGTGATTTTCAAAAACCATTGAGGAATCTCTTTACGCTGCACGGTGGTATCACAGCGCCAGCAGCAACCATCAATTACCTGCTCATTAGCTAAAACAGTTTTATCATTCGGACACCAATTCACTGCCGATACTTTTTTATAGACCAAGCCTTTTTCGTACAAACGGGTAAATAACCACTGCTCCCAGCGATAATAATCAGGCTGGCAAGTGGCTAACTCACGATCCCAGTCATAACCAAAACCGAGTTCTTTTAATTGGTCACGCATATAATCAATATTGTCACGCGTCCATGCGGCAGGCGGCACGTTATTTTTCAGAGCAGCATTTTCCGCAGGCAGGCC encodes:
- the leuS gene encoding leucine--tRNA ligase, with product MNENYNPQEIERSAQQYWEEHQSFKAVENPDQEKFYCLSMFPYPSGRLHMGHVRNYTIGDVISRYQRMQGKNVLQPMGWDAFGLPAENAALKNNVPPAAWTRDNIDYMRDQLKELGFGYDWDRELATCQPDYYRWEQWLFTRLYEKGLVYKKVSAVNWCPNDKTVLANEQVIDGCCWRCDTTVQRKEIPQWFLKITDYADELLEDLDKLDGWPEQVRTMQRNWIGRSVGLELEFAASDTEFTEPLTVFTTRPDTLMGVTYVAVAAGHPLALKAAENNPELKAFIEECSNMDVAEATLETMEKRGMDSGIKVIHPVTGDEVPVWVANFVLMGYGTGAVMSVPGHDQRDYEFAKKYGLPICQVIAPADGSESSIDESAFTEKGVLINSGQFDGLSSEAAFDAIALMLEKENKGQRQINYRLRDWGVSRQRYWGTPIPIINCKECGAVAVPDKDLPVKLPEEVEFEGVGSPIKKMPEFYETTCPKCGGKAERETDTFDTFMESSWYYARYTCADNDQAMLDERADYWLPVDQYVGGIEHAILHLLYARFFQKLMRDVGLVKEGEPFANLLTQGMVLKDGVKMSKSKGNTVDPQGLIAKYGADTVRLFTMFAAPPEQSLEWADSGVDGASRFLKRLWKRVYEHVGNGAVSVLDVASLNAAQKALRCQTHKTIAKVSNDMGKRFTFNTAIASVMELLNALYRFDDESEQGRAVMQEALEAAALLLSPITPHVSHSLWQTLGGEGAVITAVWPIVDEDALVKDSIELVVQVNGKLRGRINVATDAAKDVIETAALNDENVQRFLEGKVVRKVIVVPKRLVNIVVSDA